The following are from one region of the Verrucomicrobiaceae bacterium genome:
- a CDS encoding SUMF1/EgtB/PvdO family nonheme iron enzyme — translation MKLSLILCSVCSVGAVLVVLSSCTAPSAGGSGNKAPLAAVTKEQPFVNSLGMKFVPVPGTNILMCTTETTVAQYQGAGLGYQAQTFIQGSNHPAVGMNWYDAKAWCAWVSKKEGRKYRLPTDAEWSAAVGSGTYPWGNQWPPPNNCGNLAGQEMRGHTPAERSQINNGLLDPLGIKYPGGASALLIGGFIDRHKFTSPVGSYPANQLGLHDLTGNVREWCEDKLPSVLSWDARGVSRWLLYSSIRHTLLTSYGLGPGTRYGARDSGFRCVVMK, via the coding sequence ATGAAACTATCCCTGATCCTTTGCTCAGTCTGCTCGGTTGGTGCGGTGCTTGTCGTATTGTCCTCCTGCACAGCTCCGTCTGCTGGTGGCAGCGGTAACAAAGCCCCTCTCGCCGCCGTTACGAAAGAACAGCCGTTTGTGAACTCGCTTGGCATGAAGTTTGTTCCGGTGCCTGGAACGAACATCTTGATGTGTACCACCGAGACGACGGTGGCTCAGTATCAGGGGGCAGGACTGGGCTATCAGGCACAGACGTTCATTCAAGGCAGCAACCATCCGGCGGTTGGGATGAACTGGTATGACGCAAAAGCCTGGTGTGCTTGGGTAAGCAAGAAAGAGGGGAGGAAGTACCGCCTGCCGACGGATGCAGAGTGGAGTGCGGCGGTTGGGAGCGGGACTTATCCGTGGGGCAATCAGTGGCCGCCGCCCAACAACTGTGGGAACCTCGCTGGGCAGGAAATGCGAGGCCATACGCCTGCGGAGCGATCTCAGATTAACAACGGGCTACTTGACCCCCTTGGTATTAAGTACCCCGGTGGAGCAAGTGCATTGCTCATCGGTGGGTTCATTGACCGGCACAAGTTCACTTCGCCCGTGGGCAGTTACCCAGCGAACCAACTGGGGCTCCATGATCTTACTGGGAATGTGCGCGAGTGGTGTGAGGATAAGCTACCATCCGTTTTGTCTTGGGACGCTCGGGGTGTGTCGCGGTGGCTCTTGTACTCGTCTATTCGCCACACACTCTTAACTTCCTACGGCTTAGGACCTGGGACTCGATATGGTGCCCGAGACTCCGGCTTTCGTTGTGTAGTCATGAAGTGA
- a CDS encoding SUMF1/EgtB/PvdO family nonheme iron enzyme translates to MKSPLIICSACSIGTLFVLFSSCAAPSGGGNGNKTNLSSVTKDAPFVNSLGMKFVPVPGTNILMYTTETTVAQCRAAGLGNPAPQFAQGANHPAVNINSYTAAKWCKWLSQVEGRKYRLPTDLEWSSAVGTSEYPWGSAWPPPNNCGNYAGQEMRGSTAAQRSLLYQGINIVGGFSDRHIFTAPVGSYPANSLGLHDLGGNVWELCSNQSVYGQIIRGGSWLSASRGNVASSRVYNSDPVNHTINDNGFRVVVEL, encoded by the coding sequence ATGAAATCACCCCTGATCATTTGCTCAGCCTGCTCTATTGGTACGTTGTTTGTGCTATTTTCCTCCTGCGCTGCTCCGTCTGGTGGTGGCAATGGCAATAAAACCAATCTCTCCTCAGTCACCAAGGACGCGCCCTTCGTGAACTCGTTGGGCATGAAGTTCGTTCCTGTCCCCGGCACTAATATCTTGATGTATACCACTGAGACGACCGTGGCGCAGTGCCGGGCAGCAGGCCTCGGAAACCCTGCTCCTCAGTTTGCCCAGGGAGCGAATCATCCGGCGGTGAACATTAATTCCTACACTGCGGCGAAGTGGTGCAAGTGGCTTTCACAGGTGGAAGGGCGCAAGTATCGCCTGCCGACGGATCTGGAATGGAGTTCGGCTGTCGGCACCTCTGAATACCCTTGGGGCTCTGCATGGCCGCCGCCCAACAACTGTGGGAACTATGCCGGGCAGGAGATGCGTGGCTCCACGGCTGCGCAGCGTTCCCTGCTTTACCAAGGCATCAACATCGTCGGCGGCTTCAGTGACCGACACATCTTCACGGCTCCAGTGGGCAGTTATCCGGCGAACAGTCTGGGTCTTCACGATCTGGGAGGCAATGTCTGGGAGCTGTGCAGCAATCAGAGTGTTTACGGCCAAATCATACGCGGTGGCTCCTGGTTGAGTGCCAGCCGTGGAAATGTGGCTTCATCGCGAGTTTACAACAGTGACCCCGTCAATCACACCATCAATGACAATGGCTTCAGGGTGGTGGTGGAGCTGTAA
- a CDS encoding transposase — protein sequence MYRWRKLNQDDQATLLAWRQQLNRPWHSPPHFVEGPGRFHLTAACYEHAEIVGASTERMGTFSVDLLRTLDEAGAETHAWCVLPNHYHLLVDVPDLKQVMSALGQLHGRCSFAWNGEDGQRGRKVWCAPADREIRGDAHFWATLNYIHHNPVKHGWAKGWQDWPYSSASDYLAAVGREEAVRVWKSYPVLDYGAGWDD from the coding sequence ATGTATCGCTGGAGAAAGTTGAACCAGGATGACCAGGCCACCCTGCTGGCGTGGCGGCAGCAACTGAACCGACCCTGGCATAGCCCGCCGCATTTTGTCGAGGGACCGGGTCGGTTTCATCTGACGGCGGCTTGCTATGAGCATGCGGAGATCGTGGGTGCGAGCACGGAGCGGATGGGCACTTTCAGCGTGGACCTTCTGAGGACCTTGGATGAGGCCGGGGCTGAGACTCATGCGTGGTGTGTGCTGCCGAATCATTACCACCTGCTGGTGGATGTGCCGGATTTGAAGCAAGTCATGTCTGCGCTGGGTCAACTGCATGGGCGCTGCTCCTTTGCTTGGAATGGCGAGGACGGGCAGCGTGGGCGGAAGGTTTGGTGCGCTCCGGCAGACCGGGAGATCCGGGGCGATGCACATTTCTGGGCTACGCTGAATTACATCCATCACAATCCGGTGAAGCATGGTTGGGCGAAGGGCTGGCAGGACTGGCCCTACAGCAGTGCGAGCGACTATCTGGCTGCTGTGGGACGTGAGGAGGCCGTGCGGGTATGGAAGAGCTACCCGGTGCTGGACTATGGAGCAGGCTGGGATGACTGA
- a CDS encoding peptidoglycan-binding protein gives MPQPGVHSFEVFGRIEERVLRSTDSRQKPRIFYNGSTLPFRNFTFATAVAPAPAPVMPVVVQAPPAPAPMPQSTISDAPPPSQPTAPALPASGYFDLDALYLSGPYAAYNRYSRSSILVQVQKKLKAAGLYTSSADGESGPGTQRAILAYQQAHSLPPHRQARHRHPGKPRPQRPKPNDTAQARSTASKRPV, from the coding sequence TTGCCCCAGCCCGGCGTGCATTCCTTTGAGGTCTTTGGCCGCATCGAGGAGCGTGTGCTGCGCAGCACCGACTCCCGGCAGAAGCCCCGCATCTTCTACAACGGCAGCACGCTGCCCTTCCGCAACTTCACCTTTGCCACGGCTGTTGCTCCCGCCCCTGCGCCCGTCATGCCCGTCGTCGTACAGGCACCTCCCGCTCCGGCTCCCATGCCCCAGTCTACGATCAGCGACGCCCCGCCACCCTCCCAGCCCACCGCGCCAGCGCTGCCCGCCAGCGGCTACTTTGATCTGGATGCCCTCTACCTCTCCGGCCCCTATGCTGCCTACAATCGCTACTCCCGCAGCAGCATCCTGGTGCAGGTGCAGAAGAAGCTGAAAGCCGCAGGCCTCTACACCAGCAGTGCGGATGGCGAGTCAGGACCCGGCACGCAGCGGGCCATCCTGGCCTACCAGCAGGCCCACAGCCTGCCCCCTCACCGGCAAGCTCGACACCGCCACCCTGGAAAGCCTAGGCCTCAGCGGCCAAAGCCAAATGACACCGCCCAAGCCCGCTCCACGGCCTCAAAGCGCCCCGTCTAA
- a CDS encoding caspase family protein, with translation MKSLLAALSVFAVCSAGHLHAAERVALVIGNDAYRHARPLKTAVNDSSAVAATLKSLGFDTITASNAGLEQMVDALEKLRQQSVGARAVLVYYAGHGIEAQGGNYLVPVDAKLEREIQLKTQAVSLSDVLEELKLMAVPARMVILDCCRDNPLEGRSWLETRAYGGGLATLAEDSLQEATLVVYAASPGKPALDRVSGADTQPFHPGAAGRIAPARRAFL, from the coding sequence ATGAAAAGCCTCCTCGCCGCCCTTTCCGTATTTGCTGTCTGTTCCGCTGGGCATCTTCACGCCGCCGAGCGAGTGGCCCTCGTCATAGGCAATGACGCCTACCGTCATGCGCGACCGCTGAAGACCGCCGTGAATGATTCCAGCGCCGTGGCCGCCACGCTGAAGAGCCTGGGCTTTGACACCATCACCGCCAGCAATGCCGGACTGGAGCAGATGGTGGATGCGCTGGAAAAACTCAGGCAGCAGTCCGTCGGCGCACGGGCCGTGCTGGTCTATTACGCCGGGCACGGCATCGAGGCCCAGGGCGGGAACTACCTGGTGCCGGTGGATGCCAAACTGGAGCGTGAGATCCAGCTCAAAACCCAGGCCGTGAGCCTCTCCGACGTGCTGGAGGAGCTCAAGCTCATGGCTGTGCCTGCCCGCATGGTCATCCTGGACTGCTGCCGGGACAATCCCCTGGAAGGCCGCTCCTGGCTGGAAACCCGCGCCTACGGTGGCGGTCTGGCCACTCTGGCGGAGGACTCCTTGCAGGAGGCCACGCTCGTCGTCTATGCCGCCAGCCCTGGTAAACCCGCGCTGGATCGCGTGAGCGGCGCGGACACACAGCCCTTTCACCCAGGCGCTGCTGGACGAATTGCCCCAGCCCGGCGTGCATTCCTTTGA
- a CDS encoding SUMF1/EgtB/PvdO family nonheme iron enzyme, which yields MGSYVANGLGVHDLGGNVWEWCEDKHPVVSVARVLRGGSWDVDGREYLASSFRYGFSPAGHRPYDYGFRCVLEQ from the coding sequence GTGGGCAGTTATGTGGCCAACGGATTGGGTGTTCATGACCTAGGAGGCAATGTGTGGGAATGGTGCGAGGACAAGCATCCTGTTGTGTCTGTCGCCCGCGTGTTGCGCGGCGGTTCTTGGGACGTTGATGGGCGCGAGTATCTTGCGTCTTCCTTCCGCTACGGCTTCTCCCCTGCTGGCCATCGCCCCTACGATTACGGTTTCCGTTGTGTGTTGGAGCAATGA
- a CDS encoding SUMF1/EgtB/PvdO family nonheme iron enzyme, whose product MKPLLFSLTTLTLLCHCAAPSGGGSSGNNAALASATKEQPFVNSLGMKFVPVPGTNILMCTTETTVAQYQAAGMGYQAPPFPQGSNHPAVNVSWNDAKAYCDWLSKKEGRKYRLPSDAEWSAAVGASAFPWGNSWPPPNNCGNYMGQEHKSSSASVAFFSRLVMREGCWA is encoded by the coding sequence ATGAAACCACTCCTCTTCTCCCTCACCACCCTCACACTCCTCTGCCACTGCGCCGCCCCATCCGGTGGTGGCAGCAGCGGAAACAATGCCGCCCTCGCCTCCGCCACGAAAGAGCAGCCGTTCGTGAACTCTCTCGGCATGAAGTTTGTGCCCGTGCCGGGGACGAATATTTTGATGTGTACCACCGAGACAACGGTGGCGCAGTATCAGGCGGCGGGGATGGGTTATCAGGCTCCACCATTCCCTCAGGGATCGAATCATCCGGCGGTGAATGTCTCCTGGAATGATGCCAAGGCGTATTGCGACTGGTTGAGCAAGAAGGAGGGACGAAAATACCGTCTGCCGAGCGATGCGGAGTGGAGTGCGGCGGTGGGAGCGAGCGCGTTTCCCTGGGGCAACTCGTGGCCTCCGCCGAACAACTGCGGTAACTACATGGGACAGGAACACAAAAGCAGTTCAGCGTCAGTCGCCTTTTTCAGTCGCTTAGTTATGAGAGAGGGATGCTGGGCGTGA
- a CDS encoding SUMF1/EgtB/PvdO family nonheme iron enzyme has translation MNSLGMKFVPVAGTNVLFCTTETTVAQYQAAGLGYEAPQFNQGGDHPAVNVSWNDAKAWCAWLSKVEGRKYRLPTDAEWSAAVGSSTYPWGYSWPPPNNCGNYPGQEMRSCTPAERAILFKGFDLIGGFSDRHKFTAPVGAYPANTYGLHDLGGNVWEWCEEKLPGSSSSRILRGGSWFGDFRNFFASSKRIGATPIGRNFSYGFRCVLVR, from the coding sequence GTGAATTCCCTCGGCATGAAATTCGTGCCGGTGGCGGGGACGAACGTCCTTTTCTGCACGACGGAAACGACGGTAGCGCAGTATCAGGCGGCGGGTCTGGGTTATGAGGCACCGCAGTTTAATCAAGGGGGTGATCACCCGGCGGTGAATGTGTCCTGGAACGATGCCAAGGCTTGGTGCGCTTGGCTGAGCAAGGTGGAGGGCAGGAAATACCGTCTGCCCACAGATGCGGAATGGAGTGCAGCCGTGGGCAGCAGCACCTACCCCTGGGGCTATTCCTGGCCACCGCCGAATAACTGCGGAAACTATCCTGGGCAAGAAATGCGATCATGCACCCCTGCGGAGAGAGCTATTTTATTTAAAGGCTTCGATCTCATCGGAGGCTTCAGTGACCGGCACAAATTCACGGCTCCCGTGGGCGCTTACCCCGCCAATACTTACGGTTTGCATGATCTTGGCGGGAACGTGTGGGAGTGGTGTGAGGAAAAGCTTCCGGGTAGCTCCAGCTCCCGCATACTCCGCGGCGGCTCCTGGTTCGGTGACTTTCGGAACTTCTTCGCTTCTTCGAAGCGCATTGGTGCTACACCCATCGGCCGCAACTTCAGCTATGGCTTCCGTTGTGTATTGGTGCGGTAA
- a CDS encoding OmpA family protein, with protein sequence MKTHLLHSHALACLLLLTTAALAKDGEFKMPAAPAGKRSSPPPNSPAPGMRHAPLNGPASEKRTTRISDEHLRTLRASGADRGISVVPDGQGQNQITVTVNPASSITFQNILFKLNSTELADDTSRQQVEQIAQAIKTATGKTFVLEGHTCDLGTDGHNLTLSERRSAAILQMLSTRGVTATQLLPPRLWRVQTRRPQHLRRQPRGKPPRRHLPAAVIVCVRCSSYVVHALACSKNPRTNLQTR encoded by the coding sequence ATGAAAACGCACCTCCTCCATTCGCACGCTCTCGCGTGCCTTCTCCTCCTCACCACGGCTGCCCTTGCCAAAGACGGCGAGTTCAAAATGCCCGCCGCCCCCGCAGGCAAAAGATCATCCCCGCCGCCGAACTCACCCGCGCCTGGGATGAGACACGCTCCCCTGAATGGCCCCGCCAGTGAGAAGCGCACCACCCGCATCAGTGACGAGCACCTCCGCACCCTCCGCGCCAGCGGAGCCGACCGTGGGATCAGCGTCGTGCCAGATGGTCAGGGGCAAAACCAAATCACCGTCACGGTGAATCCCGCCAGCAGCATCACCTTCCAGAACATTCTCTTCAAACTCAACTCCACCGAGCTAGCCGATGACACCTCCCGCCAGCAGGTGGAGCAGATCGCCCAGGCCATCAAGACCGCCACGGGCAAGACCTTCGTGCTGGAAGGCCACACCTGCGATCTCGGCACCGACGGGCATAATCTCACCCTCTCCGAGCGCCGCTCCGCCGCCATCCTTCAGATGCTCAGCACACGCGGCGTCACTGCCACCCAGCTCCTCCCCCCTCGGCTTTGGCGAGTCCAAACCCGCCGTCCCCAACACCTCCGACGCCAACCGCGAGGAAAACCGCCGCGTCGTCATCTCCCTGCGGCAGTGATCGTCTGTGTACGTTGTTCATCGTACGTTGTTCACGCTTTAGCGTGCTCAAAGAACCCCCGCACCAACCTCCAGACACGCTAA
- a CDS encoding caspase family protein: MKPLLLTLALLTAPLHAAQYAVIATVNDYPGTANDLKGCNADGDAMAQILTSRFGFPAANILRLKDGEVTTPALRKAIAEHLVGKAQPGDAAVLFYSGHGTQVPDMDGDERDDADEALCTVDMTATSPDSWLSDDVLRSDFSKLKTNRLTIILECCHSGTGTRGVESDAAEGGKYLDLGFGRPQEIYRNLSISTAMKAPTTNTQHVLLAACASHELAREDGVKGGYFRLALEKALSERGESVPLEKLYEPIRSDITQRMSRTSNPKKQTPQIEGDARLSLKDLLGPTAPAGTPLAQPPAPQPPVILANAASLAGDVGITLTTDKTDYVVGERMSVTLKLAKDAHLRLYYTDGEQKSYLIFPNKFHPSDEVKAGEEIKLPSAGAAFAFEMTHPQDRGPAPVSEVLTAVASTAGFSDTRSLQWGAFNFIECTGQRYHEMITRGIDIKAELQPGRATTIYRVRPKKP, encoded by the coding sequence ATGAAACCGCTCCTCCTCACCCTCGCACTTCTCACCGCGCCGCTTCACGCCGCGCAGTATGCCGTGATCGCCACCGTCAATGACTACCCTGGCACCGCCAACGATCTCAAAGGCTGCAACGCCGATGGCGATGCCATGGCGCAGATCCTCACCAGCCGCTTCGGCTTCCCAGCGGCGAACATCCTGCGCCTGAAGGACGGTGAAGTTACCACGCCAGCGCTGCGCAAGGCCATCGCCGAACATCTCGTGGGCAAAGCGCAGCCAGGCGATGCGGCGGTGCTTTTTTACTCCGGCCACGGCACCCAGGTGCCCGACATGGATGGCGATGAGCGTGACGATGCCGACGAGGCTCTCTGCACCGTCGATATGACCGCCACCAGCCCGGACTCCTGGCTCAGCGATGACGTGCTGCGCAGTGACTTCTCCAAGCTCAAGACCAACCGTCTCACCATCATCCTGGAGTGCTGCCACTCTGGCACCGGCACACGCGGCGTGGAGAGTGATGCCGCCGAGGGTGGCAAATACCTCGACCTCGGCTTTGGCCGCCCGCAGGAAATCTACCGGAATCTCAGCATCAGCACTGCCATGAAGGCCCCCACAACGAACACCCAGCACGTCCTGCTGGCCGCCTGCGCTTCCCACGAACTGGCACGCGAGGACGGCGTGAAAGGCGGCTACTTCCGCCTCGCTCTGGAAAAAGCCCTCAGCGAGCGCGGTGAGAGCGTGCCGCTGGAGAAGCTCTACGAGCCCATCCGCAGTGACATCACCCAGCGCATGAGCCGCACGTCGAACCCGAAGAAGCAGACCCCACAGATTGAGGGCGACGCCCGCCTCAGTCTGAAAGACCTGCTCGGACCCACCGCACCCGCAGGCACGCCGCTGGCCCAGCCTCCGGCTCCACAACCGCCCGTGATCCTCGCCAATGCCGCCTCACTCGCAGGCGATGTCGGCATCACTCTCACCACGGACAAGACCGACTACGTCGTCGGTGAGCGCATGAGCGTGACCCTTAAGCTCGCCAAAGACGCCCACCTCCGCCTCTACTACACCGATGGTGAGCAAAAGAGCTACCTCATCTTCCCCAACAAATTCCACCCCAGTGACGAAGTGAAGGCCGGTGAGGAAATCAAGCTCCCCAGCGCCGGAGCCGCCTTCGCCTTTGAGATGACTCACCCCCAGGATCGCGGCCCCGCGCCCGTCAGTGAGGTGCTCACCGCCGTGGCCTCCACCGCAGGCTTCTCCGACACCCGCAGCCTCCAGTGGGGAGCCTTCAATTTCATTGAATGCACCGGCCAGCGTTACCATGAGATGATCACCCGTGGCATCGACATCAAAGCAGAGCTTCAGCCCGGCCGTGCCACCACCATCTACCGCGTGCGCCCGAAGAAACCCTAA